The Vicia villosa cultivar HV-30 ecotype Madison, WI unplaced genomic scaffold, Vvil1.0 ctg.001359F_1_1, whole genome shotgun sequence genome contains a region encoding:
- the LOC131634802 gene encoding deSI-like protein At4g17486: protein MKSGFKNGWPSIVRFRLKHKSVTPFCIFSKLKSDGNKPGNTPVYLNVYDLTTVNGYMYWAGVGIFHTGLEVYGVEYAFGAHDYPTSGVFEVEPRQCPGFKFRKSIFVGTTSLDPFQIREFMENMSAKYNGDSYHLIVKNCNHFCEDISFKLTGNSIPKWVNRLARIGSFCNCILPEALKTSTVQHDSNFQESDSEKKRLRTAFSCLSSISMPQMEVPMCSLFLHSHYKGCLPPWQLKKSKKDSLKQK, encoded by the exons ATGAAATCTGGATTTAAAAATGGATGGCCTTCGATCGTGCGGTTTCGTCTCAAACACAAATCAGTGACACCCTTTTGCATTTTCTCTAAATTGAAGTCAGATGGAAACAAACCTGGGAATACTCCTGTTTATCTCAATGTCTATGATTTGACCACTGTTAATGGCTATATGTATTGGGCTGGTGTTGGTATTTTCCACACTGGACTTGAAG TTTATGGAGTGGAATATGCTTTTGGAGCTCATGACTATCCAACAAGTGGTGTGTTTGAGGTTGAACCTAGGCAGTGTCCTGGATTTAAGTTTCGGAAGTCGATTTTTGTGGGGACTACTAGCTTAGATCCGTTCCAGATTCGAGAGTTCATGGagaacatgtctgcaaaatacaATGGTGATAGTTATCACTTGATTGTCAAGAACTGCAATCATTTCTGTGAAGATATTAGTTTCAAGCTAACCGGGAATTCTATACCGAAATGGGTCAATCGTCTTGCAAGAATAG GTTCCTTTTGCAATTGCATACTTCCTGAAGCACTTAAAACTTCTACGGTTCAGCATGATTCGAACTTTCAAGAGAGTGATAGTGAAAAAAAGAGACTACGAACGGCCTTCAGTTGCTTGTCATCGATCTCGATGCCACAAATGGAAGTACCAATGTGTTCGTTGTTTCTGCATTCTCACTATAAAGGTTGCTTACCGCCGTGGCAGTTAAAGAAATCTAAAAAAGACTCACTAAAGCAAAaatga
- the LOC131634801 gene encoding UPF0496 protein At4g34320-like has product MGGRMSKKTPGTPSDINLNADMVTQLRSYEAACKLDSDLQSFDTNLQARTNQVINSLAVGVEVRSLSFDSLRQVTECLLEMNQEVVKVILDCKKDIWESQELFELVEEYFDNSLKTLDFCNALDKCLKRARDSQLLIHLALQRFEEESVSGDNCYARTLEELKNFKSVGDPFTEEFFQIYQAVYHQQVLMLEKLQLRKGKVDKKLKQIRTWKKVSLIIFVATVASVLICSVVAAAVASPHVAAALAALTAIPVGSMGKWIDSLMKNYENALKGHKEVTIALEVGSYVAIKDLDNIRILVNRLEVEIESLKTNVDFAIEEEEGVKVAIEEVKKKVGVFMKNVEDLGAQADTCSRDIIRARTVVLQKIVKLPHK; this is encoded by the coding sequence ATGGGAGGGCGTATGAGTAAGAAGACCCCTGGAACGCCGTCTGATATCAACCTTAATGCTGATATGGTAACTCAACTGAGGTCATATGAAGCTGCCTGCAAGCTTGACTCAGATTTGCAGTCATTCGACACTAACCTTCAAGCTCGAACGAATCAGGTCATCAATTCTCTTGCAGTTGGAGTTGAAGTTCGATCTCTTTCGTTTGATTCACTCAGACAAGTCACTGAATGTCTTCTTGAGATGAATCAGGAAGTTGTCAAGGTAATCTTAGACTGTAAGAAAGACATATGGGAGAGTCAAGAACTGTTTGAGCTTGTTGAGGAGTATTTCGATAATAGCTTGAAGACTCTAGATTTCTGCAACGCTTTAGACAAGTGCCTGAAGAGAGCTAGGGATAGTCAGTTGCTCATTCATCTCGCTCTTCAAAGGTTTGAAGAAGAATCTGTGTCGGGAGACAATTGCTATGCGAGGACACTAGAGGAGCTGAAGAATTTTAAGTCTGTCGGTGATCCTTTCACAGAAGAGTTCTTCCAAATATATCAAGCTGTTTATCATCAGCAAGTACTCATGCTTGAGAAGTTGCAACTCAGAAAAGGAAAGGTTGATAAGAAACTGAAACAAATTCGTACTTGGAAGAAGGTCTCGCTTATCATATTTGTTGCCACGGTTGCTTCTGTGTTAATCTGCTCGGTTGTAGCCGCAGCCGTTGCTTCGCCGCATGTTGCGGCTGCTCTAGCTGCTCTTACTGCTATACCAGTCGGTTCAATGGGAAAGTGGATTGATTCGTTGATGAAGAACTATGAAAATGCATTGAAAGGACATAAAGAAGTTACTATCGCATTGGAAGTTGGATCCTATGTAGCTATAAAGGATTTGGACAATATACGGATTCTAGTTAATCGACTTGAAGTTGAAATTGAATCCTTAAAGACGAATGTGGATTTTGCCATCGAGGAAGAAGAAGGGGTGAAAGTTGCAATAGAGGAAGTAAAGAAGAAGGTGGGAGTTTTTATGAAGAATGTCGAAGATTTAGGAGCTCAAGCTGATACATGTAGCCGTGACATTATAAGGGCAAGGACGGTGGTTCTACAAAAAATTGTTAAACTTCCGCACAAGTGA
- the LOC131634813 gene encoding protein SRG1-like, which yields MAMQGTSLLVPSVQELVKQPINSVPERYLQPNQDSIIVSNTNSLPQVPVIDLSKLLSDDESELQNLDQACREWGFFQLINHGVSPSIVENMKIGVEELFNLPKEEKKKLQQTPNDMQGFGQLFVVSDEQKLEWADLFYINTFPLESRHPHLFPTIPKPFRDHLETYCLELKRTVVKIIGSMEKTLKIKTNEIVELFEDASQGMRMNYYPPCPQPENVIGLNPHSDSGALTILLQVNEVEGLQIRKDGMWIPIKPLPNAFVINIGDMLEILTNGIYRSIEHRATINAKNERISIAAFNRPQMSKVIGPTPSLITAERPAMFNRIGVVDYLNGFMSRKLQGKSYLDVVRIQRETGK from the exons ATGGCTATGCAAGGGACCTCTCTTCTTGTTCCATCTGTTCAAGAGTTAGTAAAGCAACCCATAAACAGTGTTCCAGAACGATACCTTCAACCAAATCAAGACTCAATTATTGTATCAAACACAAATTCTTTACCACAAGTTCCTGTTATAGACCTATCTAAATTGTTGTCTGATGATGAATCTGAGCTACAAAATCTTGACCAAGCATGCAGAGAATGGGGTTTCTTCCAG CTGATTAATCATGGAGTGAGCCCTTCAATTGTTGAAAATATGAAGATAGGTGTTGAAGAATTGTTCAACCTTCCAAAGGAAGAGAAAAAGAAGTTACAACAGACACCAAATGATATGCAAGGGTTTGGTCAGTTGTTTGTTGTATCTGATGAACAAAAGCTTGAATGGGCAGACTTGTTTTACATTAACACTTTCCCATTGGAATCAAGGCATCCACATCTATTTCCTACTATTCCCAAACCATTCAG AGATCATCTCGAGACTTATTGCTTAGAACTGAAAAGAACAGTTGTGAAAATAATTGGTAGTATGGAGAAAACTCTGAAGATCAAAACGAACGAAATAgtagagttatttgaagatgcaAGTCAAGGAATGAGAATGAATTACTACCCTCCATGTCCTCAACCAGAAAATGTTATTGGATTGAATCCGCATTCTGATTCGGGTGCCCTTACTATCCTTCTCCAAGTCAATGAAGTGGAAGGCCTTCAAATCAGAAAAGATGGAATGTGGATTCCTATCAAACCTCTCCCTAATGCCTTCGTCATCAACATCGGAGACATGTTGGAG ATATTAACCAATGGAATTTATAGAAGCATTGAGCATAGAGCAACCATTAATGCAAAGAATGAAAGGATATCTATTGCCGCGTTTAATAGACCTCAAATGAGCAAAGTTATAGGACCAACCCCAAGCCTTATAACTGCTGAAAGACCTGCTATGTTCAATAGAATTGGAGTAGTTGATTATCTTAACGGATTCATGTCACGCAAGCTACAAGGAAAATCATACTTAGATGTTGTAAGGATTCAAAGAGAGACTGgtaaataa
- the LOC131634808 gene encoding protein VACUOLELESS GAMETOPHYTES-like — translation MYSIAKFSHHKDTTMNTTKRYNEISHFSHSKHKLTFQYSDFPFKCDGCKEIGIGSRYSCNICDYDLHMHCSIPSPSLFHPFYPKCCFQFLSKPPGDIPRYCNACEKSVTGFVYHCFSCGFDLHPCCAKLPMILDDHGEMKLYLYRKVSSSCQRCGQKGRSWSYRSSCKKYNLHVACVREMIVESWHQIYVGRSNGRTTAMVETGIPLSLKNGLHTAKNGGGRSKSKARKYAEMAGMAVQIAVSAVLGDPTVLIAGIMGSLMSRT, via the exons ATGTATTCTATTGCCAAATTCTCTCACCATAAAGACACAACCATGAACACCACAAAAAGATACAACGAAATATCCCATTTCAGCCACTCAAAACACAAACTAACATTCCAATACTCCGATTTCCCATTCAAATGTGATGGCTGCAAAGAAATCGGCATAGGCTCACGTTACAGCTGCAACATTTGTGACTATGATCTTCACATGCATTGTTCCATACCTTCTCCTTCTCTTTTCCATCCTTTCTACCCTAAATGTTGCTTCCAATTCCTCTCAAAGCCCCCGGGCGACATACCCCGTTATTGCAACGCCTGTGAAAAGAGTGTCACTGGTTTTGTATATCACTGCTTTTCGTGCGGTTTTGATCTTCATCCTTGTTGCGCAAAGCTTCCAATGATACTCGATGATCATGGTGAAATGAAGTTGTATCTATATCGTAAAGTGAGTTCGTCGTGTCAGCGTTGTGGACAAAAAGGGCGAAGTTGGAGTTATAG GTCGTCGTGCAAGAAGTATAACCTGCATGTAGCATGTGTGAGGGAGATGATTGTGGAGAGTTGGCATCAGATATACGTTGGAAGGAGCAACGGAAGAACAACAGCAATGGTTGAGACAGGTattcctttgagtttgaagaatgGTCTGCACACTGCAAAAAATGGTGGCGGGAGAAGCAAAAGTAAGGCGAGGAAGTATGCTGAGATGGCTGGAATGGCTGTACAGATTGCTGTGTCTGCTGTTTTAGGAGATCCAACGGTTCTTATTGCTGGGATTATGGGGTCATTGATGTCAAGAACTTGA
- the LOC131634819 gene encoding protein HIRA-like: protein MTEGASSDKNLAWDPVVLGMRKHKLLIEDILPAMASNRKVQRLLNEFMDLVSEYEITDTNHDQRNPVLLKTASPITNLIESGQLPTYVNDTPEDAMNSKDNNARMVKSRRNEANEHDQIVQDTPDQ, encoded by the exons ATGACTGAAGGAGCATCATCGGATAAGAATTTGGCATGGGATCCTGTTGTGCTT GGAATGAGGAAACACAAGCTCCTTATTGAAGACATTCTTCCAGCCATGGCATCAAATAGGAAAGTCCAGAGACTGCTGAACGAATTCATGGATCTCGTATCCGAATACGAAATTACTGATACTAATCACGATCAAAGAAATCCAGTATTACTCAAGACAGCTTCACCTATCACCAATCTAATAGAGAGTGGTCAATTACCGACATACGTAAACGATACTCCTGAGGATGCAATGAACAGCAAGGATAACAATGCTCGGATGGTAAAGAGTCGCAGAAATGAAGCAAATGAACATGATCAAATTGTTCAAGATACACCAGATCAGTAA
- the LOC131634809 gene encoding probable CoA ligase CCL6: protein MSEVYTVKVEEGMPATSDGKPSVGPVYRCIYAKDGLLELPSGLESPWDFFRDSVKRNPDNQMLGRRQKLDSKAGPYSWLTYKEVYDASIQMGSAMRSRGVNPGDHCGIYGANCPEWVIAMEACNCSAVTYVPLYDTLGPNAVEFIINHAEVSIAFVQENKIPSILSCLDRCSSNLKTIVSFRNVSATQKKEAEEFGTSCFSWDEFLQLGSLEWDLPPKNKTDICTIMYTSGTTGEPKGVIIKNEAFMSEVLSIDQIIMLTDRVAADDDIYFSFLPLAHVYDQIMATYCIFKGSSIGFWQGDVRFLMDDVQALKPTIFCGVPRVFDRICSGIKSKVLSAGSIKSALFHYAYNYKLSYLEKGLQQHKAAPLFDRLVFDKTKQALGGRVRILLSGAAPLPIHVEECLRVTSGSTLSQGYGLTESCAGCFTSIGDVFSMMGTVGIPMTTIEARLESVPEMGYDALSSEPRGEICLRGNSLFSGYHKRQDLTQEVIVDGWFHTGDIGEWQPNGAMKIIDRKKNIFKLSQGEYIAVENIESKYLQCPLITSIWVYGNSFESFLVAVVVPERKVLEDWAVEHNFTGDFKSVCENLKARKYILDELRSTGQKLQLRGFELLKGIYLEPSPFDIERDLVTPTFKLKRPQLLKYYKDQVDELYKEAKGTMA from the exons ATGTCAGAGGTTTACACTGTCAAGGTTGAGGAAGGAATGCCTGCTACATCTGATGGAAAGCCATCTGTAGGCCCTGTATATAGATGCATTTATGCTAAAGATGGTCTTTTGGAGTTGCCTTCTGGTTTAGAGTCCCCTTGGGATTTCTTCAG GGATTCTGTTAAGAGGAACCCGGACAATCAAATGCTTGGAAGACGTCAAAAACTCGATTCTAAA GCGGGACCATATTCATGGCTCACGTATAAAGAGGTCTATGATGCTTCCATCCAAATGGGATCAGCCATGAGAAGTCGTGGTGTCAATCCT GGAGATCATTGTGGCATATATGGTGCCAACTGTCCTGAATGGGTCATTGCAATGGAG GCTTGCAATTGCTCTGCAGTAACATATGTTCCATTGTATGACACCCTTG GTCCTAATGCTGTGGAGTTTATCATAAACCATGCTGAAGTTTCAATCGCTTTTGTTCAAGAAAATAAAATTCCATCT ATTTTGTCATGTCTTGATCGATGTTCTTCAAATCTTAAAA CTATTGTGAGCTTCAGAAATGTTTCAGCCACacaaaagaaggaagctgaggaaTTTGGCACATCCTGCTTCTCCTGGGACGAGTTTCTCCAGTTG gGAAGTTTAGAATGGGATCTACCACCAAAAAATAAGACTGACATTTGCACAATAATGTACACAAGTGGAACAACCGGAGAACCGAAAGGTGTCATTATTAAGAATGAGGCTTTCATGTCTGAAGTGTTGTCTATTGATCAAATTATCATGTTAACAGACAGAGTG GCTGCAGACGACGATATATACTTCTCCTTTCTTCCCCTGGCTCATGTATACGACCAGATAATGGCGACCTATTGTATATTCAAGGGCTCCTCAATAGGATTTTGGCAAGGC GATGTTAGATTCTTGATGGATGATGTTCAGGCATTGAAACCAACTATATTTTGTGGTGTTCCTAGAGTTTTTGATCGTATTTGCTCCG GTATCAAAAGCAAAGTTTTATCTGCTGGATCAATCAAAAGTGCATTGTTTCATTATGCATACAACTA TAAGTTAAGTTACCTAGAAAAGGGTCTTCAACAGCATAAAGCAGCACCTCTGTTTGATAGGCTTGTGTTTGATAAG ACAAAACAAGCACTCGGTGGACGCGTTCGCATCCTATTATCAGGAGCTGCTCCATTGCCTATACATGTGGAAGAGTGTTTGAGAGTCACTAGTGGATCCACATTATCACAAGGATATG GTCTTACTGAAAGCTGTGCTGGGTGTTTCACATCGATTGGCGATGTGTTTTCTATGATGGGAACAGTTGGAATCCCCATGACAACCATTGAGGCCAGACTTGAATCTGTACCAGAGATGGGATACGATGCACTTTCCAGTGAACCCCGCGGAGAAATTTGCCTGAGAGGAAATTCATTGTTCTCTGGTTACCACAAGCGACAAGATCTTACTCAAGAGGTTATTGTCGATGGTTGGTTTCATACAG GCGATATCGGAGAATGGCAACCAAATGGAGCCATGAAAATTATTGATAGGAAAAAGAACATCTTTAAATTGTCTCAAGGAGAATACATTGCTGTAGAGAATATTGAAAGCAAGTATCTGCAATGCCCTCTTATAACATCG ATTTGGGTATATGGAAACAGTTTTGAGTCATTCTTGGTGGCTGTGGTGGTTCCTGAAAGAAAGGTTCTTGAGGATTGGGCAGTAGAGCATAACTTTACTGGCGACTTTAAATCTGTGTGCGAAAATTTAAAGGCAAGAAAATACATTTTGGATGAGCTCAGAAGCACTGGTCAGAAACTCCAA CTTAGGGGATTTGAGCTGCTCAAAGGTATTTATCTGGAACCATCTCCCTTTGACATAGAGAGAGATCTAGTAACTCCAACATTCAAATTGAAGAGACCTCAATTACTGAAATACTACAAG GATCAAGTTGATGAACTTTACAAGGAAGCAAAAGGAACAATGGCATGA
- the LOC131634810 gene encoding cold-regulated 413 plasma membrane protein 1-like, producing MWKTKNYLAMRTDFQDEATAKLITSDLNDLAVAADNLTQHVIIMLGVSGSGISVLQFIASISAIYLLILDRTNWKTNIFTSLLIPYIFFSLPSLIFTIFRGEIGRWIALIAVVLRLFVPKHFPDWLELPAALILLLVVAPDLFANTFRSNAVGVVVCLIIACYLMQEHIRASGGFRDSFTKANGISNTVGIILLLVYPIWTLVLYITT from the exons ATGTGGAAGACGAAGAACTACTTGGCAATGAGGACAGATTTTCAAGATGAAGCAACAGCGAAATTGATTACCTCTGATCTCAATGACCTTGCTGTGGCTGCTGATAACCTCACTCAACATGTCATCATCATGCTTGGTGTCTCTGGTTCTGGAATCTCCGTCCTCCAATTCATAGCTTCCATTTCTGCTAT TTATTTGTTGATTTTGGATCGTACAAACTGGAAGACCAACATTTTCACATCACTACTCATTCCTTACATTTTCTTCAGCCTGCCTTCATTGATTTTCACCATCTTCAG AGGAGAGATTGGGAGATGGATTGCTCTCATTGCTGTTGTATTACGGCTTTTCGTTCCAAAACATTTTCCTG ATTGGCTAGAATTGCCTGCtgctttgattcttcttcttgtTGTTGCGCCTGATCTATTTGCAAACACCTTTAGAAGCAACGCAGTTGGGGTGGTAGTGTGCCTTATCATTGCATGTTATTTGATGCAAGAACATATTCGGGCTTCTGGTGGTTTTAGAGATTCATTCACAAAAGCTAATGGCATATCAAATACAGTTGGCATAATCCTTCTATTAGTCTATCCCATCTGGACACTGGTTCTCTATATCACTACATAG